In a genomic window of Glycine max cultivar Williams 82 chromosome 13, Glycine_max_v4.0, whole genome shotgun sequence:
- the LOC100805793 gene encoding uncharacterized protein, with amino-acid sequence MVVVQGTKVPLPHPSSLSPSPHPLPTTSILFEPSSLSLALTHSDSSLSLYPSFSPFSPSQTLTLTLTIPSPSSSSTFLLLQNHTNPTSSVGPTVLFIVSSPHRTGILLRLYRLRRLETPSFSRVTDVLCSHKDLRFEPNLGVVLNAKHGASVRLAGSVNYFALHALSSNKVWVFAVKDDDDGGLRLMRCAVIECTRPVFSVNVAFGFLILGEENGVRVFGLRRLVKGRSGKRVGNSKQLRNGGGGRGAGLEAVNCNGDLKGKMERYVVATAVKQTNVKLKHDNRDGGSCFVTLKVNEVKTKSPTKVSMSIKAISIQAVSQRMFLILDSHGDLHLLSLSNSGIGVDITGNVLQLPHIMKVRSLAVLPDLSTMSQTIWISDGCHSVHMFTAMDIENALNEADGNDCNEKLMHLPVIRVLFSSEKIQDIISLSANSILILGQGSLYAYAIS; translated from the exons ATGGTTGTTGTCCAAGGCACCAAGGTCCCTCTCCCACACCCTTcctccctctctccctctccacACCCCCTCCCAACCACCTCCATCCTCTTTGAACCCTCCTCCCTTTCTCTTGCCCTCACCCACTCTGACTCCTCCCTCTCTCTCTACCCTTCCTTCTCCCCCTTTTCCCCTTcccaaaccctaaccctaaccctaaccatCCCCtccccctcctcctcctccaccttCCTCCTCCTCCAAAACCACACAAACCCTACATCCTCTGTGGGTCCCACCGTCCTCTTTATAGTCTCGTCCCCACATAGAACCGGCATCCTCCTCCGCCTCTACCGCCTCCGCCGTCTCGAAACCCCCTCCTTCTCCCGTGTCACTGACGTCCTCTGCTCCCATAAAGACCTCCGCTTTGAACCTAACCTCGGCGTCGTGCTCAACGCCAAGCACGGCGCCTCGGTCAGGCTCGCCGGCTCCGTCAATTACTTCGCGCTCCACGCCCTCTCAAGTAACAAGGTTTGGGTCTTCGCCGTGAAAGACGACGACGATGGTGGTTTGAGATTGATGAGGTGTGCGGTGATTGAGTGCACGCGGCCGGTGTTTTCCGTGAACGTTGCGTTCGGGTTTCTGATTCTCGGCGAGGAGAATGGGGTTAGAGTTTTTGGATTGAGGAGGCTCGTGAAGGGTAGGAGTGGGAAGAGGGTTGGGAATTCGAAGCAGTTGAGGAATGGTGGTGGTGGTCGAGGAGCGGGTTTGGAGGCGGTGAACTGCAATGGTGATTTGAAAGGGAAGATGGAAAGATATGTTGTTGCTACTGCTG TGAAGCAGacaaatgttaaattaaaacacGACAACAGAGATGGAGGTTCCTGTTTTGTGACGTTGAAGGTAAATGAGGTTAAAACAAAATCCCCGACAAAGGTATCCATGTCTATAAAGGCTATTTCCATTCAGGCTGTGTCCCAGAGGATGTTTCTGATCTTGGATTCTCATGGAGATTTACATTTGCTATCCCTATCAAATTCTGGCATAGGAGTAGATATCACCGGTAATGTCTTGCAACTGCCTCATATTATGAAAGTGCGAAGTCTTGCTGTTCTTCCTGATCTATCTACTA TGTCTCAGACTATCTGGATATCAGATGGGTGCCATTCTGTGCACATGTTCACTGCAATGGACATAGAAAATGCTTTAAACGAAGCTGATGGAAATGATTGCAATGAAAAGCTTATGCATCTCCCAG TTATTCGAGTTCTTTTCTCCAGTGAGAAGATCCAAGATATCATTTCCCTGTCTGCAAATTCCATTCTCATTCTTGGACAAG GAAGCTTATATGCATATGCAATTTCCTGA